The following proteins are encoded in a genomic region of Emys orbicularis isolate rEmyOrb1 chromosome 19, rEmyOrb1.hap1, whole genome shotgun sequence:
- the BAZ2A gene encoding LOW QUALITY PROTEIN: bromodomain adjacent to zinc finger domain protein 2A (The sequence of the model RefSeq protein was modified relative to this genomic sequence to represent the inferred CDS: inserted 2 bases in 1 codon; deleted 1 base in 1 codon) — METNNHFNFPGLPSVPTASGLKPAPSSGDSLYTNGSPINFPPQGKGLNGDMNGNGLSTVSHTSTSGTFSAGHSPDASALPHPYDYLWNYPPYQPGGLKETPGVSQFSGLGQYPLNGILGGTRPASPGHNTNPRAGQEFWANGTAGSMGLSFDSQELYDFQDQSFELVPNGASGFYAASQPSPMLGSSAQPFSPPPGPQDEPGTGQEGSLAAKEMPPAGEETGAALMGSKELEETQPDLKMCSYNSSGPAVEPLSQEASVLSPDTTGSCLGDASAIAGPLADPPLLSEDPLEPFESLARDPGTGDLYEMDNSQLVNDKSSLEAAPDISTLECSESPSLNNSRSFNLLPDDSQGPSSLFVSPDSPPVLGEAVLQDSSLDLQDGGDPGEEESGSLERSPPLEPESPGACLEEEEEEEVAEDSCLEALAAPLSASARGEVPRRRIATAEEVRFPLQHGWRREVRIKKGSHRWQGETWYYGPCGKRMKQFPEVIKYLSRNVVQDVRREHFSFSPRMPVGDFYEERDTPEGSQWVKLTREEIPSRIQAITGKRGRPRNAEKEKAKAKEAPKVKRGRGRPPKAKMADLLSKTDARLLKKLEAQEVLSDEDKLKMSKIKKKMRRKARNKQKQEAKVPKPKEAKKKAKAKKEKARPEKAKEKARPKEKGRPKEKAKAVRKVDKNLLAQRRLEERRRQQMILEEMKKPTEDMCLGDHQPLPPFSRIPGLVLPSGAFSDCLTIVEFLHSYGRVLGFEVPRDVPSLCTLQEGLFGVDDSLGEVQDLLVRLLRAALYDPGLPSYCQSLKILGEKVSEISLNRDTVSEILRCFLMAYGADADLCHGLRTKPFQALPPDRKAAILAFLVNELNGSALIINEIDKTLENMSNYRRNKWIIEGKLRRLKIALAKKTGRPESEITGLDEGPRRRSSRITEENSGLEAEEEESRGRKSRKDEEASIPACSVPELERQIEKLAKRQMFFRKKLLHASQTLRATALGQDRYRRRYWVLPHLGGIFVEGSEAAAEEGPKDTEEEEEKEAAPEISPVKKEPVELPIPSRPNCMVSRSRGRPRKSKEDPARPGGPKPPPLNGLLEDSMAPCQSQHDLSQSAFLSWLSQTQSSLLNSSVLTPDSSPGKGDPSPPAPEAPALEESFPETVEKQGPWFNLLPRTPCHAAPPLTTSSEEPPARAAPQPRSLHPGDQPKATGRQPNGPTSPPLASTPVHASPRVPSACPRGRGGPEKAQELPGQPKRRGRPPTKFFKQIEQKYLTQLMAQPVPPEMQSGWWWLKDPEELEAVVRALHPRGIREKALHKHLTKHKEYLREVCARATADPIFQPQAAGHPMSQEALARWSVTEWAYEMDLALLQWVEELEQRVLMSDLQIRGWTCPSPDSARDDLRYCEHKVGALEDITLKNRREGLPPSREATNPLDLAVLRLAALEQNMERRYLKEPLWPPHEVVVEKAVLSSHEALDLGSTEIAYEITPRMRTWRQTLERCRSAAQVSLCIYQLEKSIAWEKSVNKVTCLVCRKGDDDEHLLLCDGCDRGCHLYCHRPRMTEVPDGDWFCSVCVSQAGGEYYDDPSSPRRGKKRKGGRLFGGGFPEEEESPGRRVLPRRRDTLSVPRYSGEGLSPSKRRRLSPRGQSSDLTFCEIILMEMESQEDAWPFLEPVNPRLVPGYRKIIKNPMDFATMRTRLLRGEYVSCEEFAADATLVFDNCQTFNEDDSEGGRGRCRVPRAVGAWDRWTEXGVRKHKMSLVTQKSGTRLLEGGPGPSPES; from the exons GCCTGAATGGCGACATGAATGGGAATGGCTTATCTACTGTATCTCACACTAGTACTTCAGGGACCTTTTCTGCCGGGCACTCCCCCGacgcctctgccctcccccacccgtaCGACTATCTCTGGAACTACCCGCCGTACCAGCCCGGCGGCCTCAAGGAGACCCCCGGCGTCTCCCAGTTCTCCGGCCTCGGACAGTACCCGCTCAACGGCATCCTCGGGGGCACCCGGCCGGCATCCCCGGGGCACAACACTAACCCCAGGGCGGGCCAGGAGTTCTGGGCCAACGGCACCGCCGGCTCCATGGGGCTGAGCTTCGATTCGCAGGAGCTGTACGACTTCCAGGATCAGAGCTTCGAGCTCGTGCCAAACGGCGCCAGCGGTTTCTACGCggcctcccagccctcccccatgCTGGGCTCCAGCGCCCAGCCTTTCTCGCCACCGCCGGGCCCGCAGGACGAGCCGGGCACCGGCCAGGAGGGGTCCTTGGCGGCAAAGGAGATGCCGCCTGCGGGCGAGGAGACCGGCGCCGCTCTGATGGGCAGCAAGGAACTGGAGGAGACGCAGCCGG ACCTGAAAATGTGCAGCTACAACAGCTCCGGGCCAGCCGTGGAGCCGCTCAGCCAGGAAGCGTCCGTCTTGTCCCCGGAcaccactgggagctgcctggGCGACGCCTCCGCTATCGCCGGCCCCCTGGCAGACCCTCCCCTCCTGAGCGAAGACCCCCTGGAGCCCTTCGAGTCGCTGGCTAGAG ACCCAGGGACCGGAGATCTCTACGAGATGGACAACTCCCAGCTGGTGAACGACAAGTCTTCTCTGGAGGCTGCCCCGGACATCTCGACCCTCGAGTGCTCCGAGAGCCCCTCCCTGAACAACTCCAGGTCCTTCAACCTGCTGCCGGATGACAGCCAGGGCCCCTCCTCGCTCTTCGTCAGCCCCGACTCGCCGCCTGTCCTGGGGGAGGCCGTCCTGCAAG ACAGCAGCTTAGACCTGCAGGACGGGGGCGACCCAGGGGAGGAGGAATCGGGGTCTCTGGAGCGCAGCCCCCCGCTGGAGCCGGAGTCCCCAGGCGCCtgtctggaggaggaggaggaggaggaagtggctgAGGACAGCTGCCTGGAGGCTCTGGCAGCCCCGCTCAGTGCATCAGCAAGGG GTGAAGTCCCCCGCAGACGGATCGCCACGGCGGAGGAGGTTCGCTTCCCCCTGCAGCACGG ATGGAGGAGGGAAGTGCGAATCAAGAAGGGCAGCCACCGCTGGCAGGGGGAGACATGGTACTACGGGCCCTGCGGCAAAAGGATGAAGCAGTTCCCGGAGGTGATCAAG TACCTGAGCCGGAATGTGGTGCAGGACGTCCGGCGCGAacacttcagcttcagcccccgCATGCCCGTCGGAGACTTCTATGAGGAGCGGGACACGCCCGAG GGCTCGCAGTGGGTGAAGCTGACCCGGGAGGAAATCCCCTCGCGCATCCAGGCCATCACGGGCAAGCGCGGGCGCCCCCGGAACGCGGAGAAGGAGAAggccaaggccaaggaggcgccCAAAGTGAAGCGCGGCCGGGGCCGGCCCCCCAAGGCCAAGATGGCCGACTTGCTGAGCAAGACTGACGCCAGGCTCCTGAAGAAACTGGAAGCCCAAG AGGTGCTCAGTGACGAAGACAAGCTGAAGATGAGCAAGATCAAGAAGAAGATGAGGCGAAAG GCAAGGAACAAACAGAAGCAGGAGGCCAAAGTGCCCAAGCCCAAGGAGGCCAAGAAGAAAGCCAAG GCAAAGAAGGAGAAGGCGCGGCCGGAGAAGGCCAAGGAGAAGGCGCGGCCCAAGGAGAAGGGGCGGCCCAAGGAGAAGGCCAAGGCTGTGCGGAAGGTGGACAAGAACCTGCTGGCCCAGCGgcggctggaggagcggcgcCGGCAGCAGATGATTTTAGAGGAGATGAAGAAGCCCACGGAGGACATGTGCCTGGGCGACCATCAG cccctgccgccATTCTCCCGCATCCCCGGCCTGGTCCTGCCCAGCGGGGCCTTCTCCGACTGCCTCACCATCGTGGAGTTCCTGCACAGCTACGGCCGGGTCCTGGGCTTCGAGGTGCCCCGGGACGTCCCCAGCCTCTGCACCCTGCAGGAGGGGCTGTTCGGCGTGGACGACAGCCTGGGCGAGGTGCAGGACCTGCTGGTGCGGCTCCTGCGGGCTGCCCTCTACGACCCCGGCCTCCCTTCCTACTGCCAG TCCCTGAAGATCCTCGGGGAGAAGGTGTCCGAAATCAGCCTGAACCGGGACACCGTGTCCGAGATCCTGCGCTGTTTCCTCATGGCCTACGGGGCCGACGCCGACCTGTGCCACGGCCTGCGGACCAAGCCCTTCCAGGCGCTGCCCCCGGACCGCAAGGCGGCCATCCTGGCCTTCCTGGTCAACGAACTCAACGGCAGCGCCCTCATCATCAA TGAAATCGACAAGACTCTGGAGAACATGTCCAACTACAGGAGGAACAAATGGATTATCGAGGGCAAGCTGCGCAG GTTGAAAATCGCCCTGGCCAAGAAGACGGGCCGCCCGGAGTCCGAGATCACGGGCCTGGACGAGGGGCCCAGGCGGCGCAGCTCCCGGATCACGGAGGAGAACAGTGGCctggaggcagaggaggaagagagccGGGGCCGGAAGTCCCGCAAGGATGAGGAG GCCAGCATTCCTGCATGCAGCGTCCCCGAGCTGGAGAGACAGATCGAGAAGCTAGCCAAG AGGCAGATGTTCTTCCGGAAGAAGCTGCTCCACGCTTCGCAGACGCTGCGGGCCACCGCGCTGGGCCAGGACCGCTACCGCAGGCGGTACTGGGTCCTGCCCCACCTGGGCGGGATCTTCGTGGAGGGCTCCGAGGCAG CCGCGGAGGAGGGGCCCAAGGacacggaggaggaggaggagaaagaggctgCCCCGGAGATCTCCCCGGTGAAGAAGGAACCGGTTGAGCTGCCCATCCCCAGCCGGCCGAACTGCATGGTCTCCCGGTCGCGGGGCCGGCCGCGGAAAAGCAAAGAGGACCCGGCCCGGCCGGGCGggcccaagcccccgcccctcaaCGGGCTCCTAGAGGACTCGATggccccctgccagagccagcacGACCTGAGCCAGTCGGCCTTCCTGTCCTGGCTGAGCCAGACGCAGTCGTCCCTGCTCAACAGCTCGGTCCTCACCCCGGACAGCAGCCCCGGGAAGGgggaccccagcccccctgcccccgagGCGCCCGCCCTGGAGGAGAGCTTCCCAGAGACAGTGGAGAAACAGGGGCCCTGGTTCAACCTGCTGCCTAGGACGCCCTGCCATGCCGCTCCCCCTCTCACTACCTCCTCGGAGGAGCCCCCCGCTAGAGCCGCCCCCCAGCCTCGCAGCCTTCACCCCGGGGACCAGCCCAAGGCTACGGGCAGGCAG CCGAATGGCCCCACGTCTCCCCCCCTCGCTTCCACGCCCGTCCACGCCAGCCCCAGGGTGCCCAGCGCGTGCCCCAGGGGCCGGGGCGGACCTGAGAAGGCCCAGGAGCTGCCAGGGCAGCCCAAGCGCCGGGGCCGGCCCCCCACCAAGTTCTTCAAGCAGATTGAGCAGAAGTATCTCACCCAGCTGATGGCGCAGCCCGTGCCCCCAG AGATGCAGAGCGGCTGGTGGTGGCTCAAGGACCCGGAGGAGCTGGAGGCCGTGGTCCGAGCGCTGCACCCGCGGGGGATCCGCGAGAAGGCCCTGCACAAGCACCTCACCAAGCACAAGGAGTATCTGCGGGAGGTCTGCGCCCGCGCCACTGCTG ATCCCATCTTCCAGCCCCAGGCCGCCGGCCACCCCATGTCTCAGGAAGCCTTGGCCCGGTGGTCCGTGACGGAGTGGGCCTACGAGATGGACCTCGCCCTCCTGCAGTGGGTGGAAGAGCTGGAGCAGCGGGTCCTGATGTCGGATCTGCAGATCCGG ggctggaCGTGTCCGAGCCCCGACTCGGCGCGGGACGACCTGCGGTACTGTGAGCACAAGGTAGGGGCCCTAGAGGACATCACCCTCAAGAACCGGCGGGAGGGGCTGCCCCCCTCCCGGGAGGCCACCAACCCCCTGGACCTGGCTGTCCTGCGGCTGGCGGCGCTGGAGCAGAACATGGAGCGCCGGTACCTGAAGGAGCCGCTGTGGCCGCCGCACGAGGTGGTGGTGGAGAAGGCTGTGCTGAGCAGCCACGAGGCGCTGGACCTGGGCAGCACGGAGAT CGCCTACGAGATCACTCCCCGGATGCGGACATGGCGCCAGACCCTGGAGCGGTGCCGGAGCGCGGCCCAGGTCTCCCTGTGCATCTACCAGCTGGAGAAATCCATCGCCTGGGAGAAGTCGGTCAACAAAGTG ACGTGTCTGGTGTGCCGGAAGGGGGACGACGATGAACACCTGCTGCTGTGTGACGGCTGCGACCGCGGCTGCCACCTCTACTGCCACCGGCCCAGGATGACGGAGGTGCCGGACGGGGACTGGTTCTGCTCCGTCTGTGTCTCCCAG GCGGGAGGCGAGTATTACGACGACCCCAGTTCGCCCAGGCGGGGCAAGAAGCGGAAAGGCGGGCGTCTCTTCGGGGGGGGCTtcccggaggaggaggagagccctGGGCGCCGGGTCCTGCCGCGGAGGCGTGACACCCTGTCGGTGCCCCGCTACTCAGGGGAGGGCCTGTCCCCCTCCAAGCGGAGGAGACTGTCCCCACGGGGCCAGAGCAGTGACCTGACCTTCTGCGA GATCATCCTGATGGAGATGGAGTCTCAGGAGGACGCCTGGCCCTTCCTGGAGCCCGTCAACCCCCGGCTGGTGCCCGGCTACAGGAAAATCATCAAGAACCCCATGGACTTCGCCACCATGCGGACGCGGCTGCTGCGGGGCGA gtACGTGAGCTGCGAGGAATTCGCCGCCGATGCCACACTGGTGTTCGACAACTGCCAGACCTTCAACGAGGACGACTCGGAG GGCGGACGGGGCCGGTGCCGGGTC CCTCGGGCCGTAGGCGCGTGGGACAGGTGGACAGA CGGAGTCCGGAAGCACAAGATGTCACTGGTGACGCAGAAAAGCGGCACGAGGCTTTTGGAAGGGGGGCCAGGGCCGAGTCCGGAGTCCTGA